A region of Thermococcus barossii DNA encodes the following proteins:
- a CDS encoding type II toxin-antitoxin system VapC family toxin, with translation MVYADTDLFLALLKPSDWLKENARKIYERYRGQITTSEATLMELLILSKKFSLDPVKLMAAVMAMTDIEDEAYLRAAYYMKEHGLNPFDSLHAAKCGGTIISFDKAFDKLGIKRIKLESREE, from the coding sequence ATGGTCTACGCAGATACAGATCTTTTCCTTGCCCTGCTGAAACCCAGCGACTGGCTCAAGGAAAACGCCAGGAAAATCTACGAGAGGTACCGGGGTCAGATAACGACCTCCGAGGCGACATTAATGGAACTCCTGATACTCTCGAAGAAGTTCAGCCTCGACCCGGTAAAGCTCATGGCCGCAGTCATGGCGATGACGGACATCGAAGATGAGGCCTACCTCAGGGCGGCCTACTACATGAAGGAGCACGGCCTCAATCCCTTCGATTCCCTCCACGCGGCAAAGTGCGGCGGGACGATAATCAGCTTTGACAAGGCCTTTGACAAGTTGGGAATCAAAAGGATAAAGCTCGAAAGTCGGGAAGAATAA
- a CDS encoding AbrB/MazE/SpoVT family DNA-binding domain-containing protein gives MLARVDSRGRLYLPKELRENLPREVYLVRVDDGILIVPKPDDPVKELEELGKGLPDVPIEELRREILKEAERLAGG, from the coding sequence ATGCTGGCAAGGGTGGATTCAAGGGGAAGGCTGTACCTCCCCAAGGAGCTCAGGGAAAACCTACCGAGGGAGGTTTACCTGGTCAGGGTCGATGATGGCATACTCATAGTCCCAAAGCCCGATGATCCGGTAAAGGAACTCGAAGAGCTCGGGAAGGGCCTCCCCGACGTTCCGATCGAAGAGCTGAGGAGGGAAATCCTGAAGGAAGCGGAGAGGCTCGCCGGTGGGTGA
- a CDS encoding RNA-binding protein yields MGKIRAHHVRITTFIQATEDEDKVLEAIATFIPDEIDDDDVLFDVDETTGFFGNPIKVVNVEIKRSRAVRAFLDHFRELLSEDDRRYLLEHLDEKVDEEGTFYVRFNKQKAYLGEPEIDEGGDTIQVRIKVKAFPMRKEAVMKAVREWLEE; encoded by the coding sequence ATGGGAAAGATTAGAGCACACCACGTCAGGATAACCACCTTCATTCAGGCAACCGAAGACGAGGACAAGGTTCTGGAGGCGATAGCGACCTTCATCCCCGATGAAATAGACGACGATGACGTTCTCTTCGACGTGGACGAGACCACAGGCTTCTTCGGGAACCCAATTAAAGTGGTGAACGTCGAGATAAAGCGGAGCAGGGCGGTGAGGGCCTTCCTCGACCACTTCAGGGAACTGTTGAGCGAGGACGACAGGCGCTACCTCCTGGAACACCTTGATGAGAAGGTCGACGAGGAGGGCACCTTCTACGTCCGCTTCAACAAGCAGAAAGCGTATCTCGGCGAGCCGGAGATAGACGAGGGCGGCGACACCATCCAGGTCAGGATAAAGGTCAAGGCCTTCCCGATGAGGAAGGAGGCCGTGATGAAAGCCGTAAGGGAGTGGCTGGAGGAATGA
- a CDS encoding Ribonuclease P protein component 3 produces MSGEVEEISFSREHFIEMDVRSEEAYELAKEWFDEVVFTKKLVLESSPNWSELKEELRLLRERYGRVALLIVTKKPSLIREVKNRNLKALIYVQGGDMRVNRFALESGVDALISPWLGRKDPGFDHVLARIAEKRGVAVGFSLSPLLRANPYERVQLLRFMAKTWELVRKYRVPRFLTGSAESKWEVRSPRDLMSLGINIGMEMPEARASLNFHPLKILKKFED; encoded by the coding sequence ATGAGCGGGGAAGTGGAAGAGATCTCCTTCTCGCGCGAGCACTTCATCGAGATGGATGTGAGGAGCGAAGAGGCCTATGAGCTGGCCAAGGAGTGGTTCGACGAAGTGGTTTTCACGAAAAAGCTGGTTCTCGAAAGCTCTCCGAACTGGAGTGAGCTCAAAGAGGAGCTCAGGCTTCTCCGCGAGAGGTATGGAAGGGTGGCCCTTCTCATAGTCACGAAAAAGCCCAGCCTAATCCGCGAGGTGAAGAACCGCAACTTAAAGGCCCTCATCTACGTCCAGGGCGGAGATATGAGGGTGAACCGCTTTGCGCTGGAGAGCGGCGTCGATGCCCTGATAAGCCCCTGGCTCGGGAGGAAGGATCCCGGCTTCGACCACGTCCTGGCGAGGATAGCGGAAAAGCGGGGGGTTGCAGTGGGCTTTTCGCTCTCCCCCCTTCTCCGCGCGAATCCCTACGAGAGGGTTCAGCTCCTCCGCTTCATGGCGAAGACCTGGGAGCTGGTCAGGAAGTATCGCGTTCCCCGCTTCCTCACGGGCTCGGCTGAGAGCAAATGGGAGGTTCGCTCGCCGAGGGACTTGATGAGCCTTGGGATAAACATCGGAATGGAAATGCCCGAGGCGAGGGCGAGCCTGAACTTTCACCCCTTAAAAATTCTGAAAAAGTTTGAGGATTAA
- a CDS encoding TrpB-like pyridoxal phosphate-dependent enzyme gives MKAVLPDSRIPKRWYNILPDLPEELAPPLDPETEEPMEPEKLLRIFAEELVRQEMSRERYIEIPKEVRELYAKIGRPTPLFRATNLEKALGTPARIYFKYEGATVTGSHKINTALAQAYYAREQGIERLVTETGAGQWGTALSLAGALLGLKVRVYMARASYFQKPYRKTIMRLYGAEIYPSPSDRTEIGRKFLAEDPNHPGGLGIAISEAIEDVLSDEKARYALGSVLNHVLMHQAVIGLEAMEQMEEFEGPDVIVGCVGGGSNFAGLAYPFVREVLTGKADYEFIAVEPRAAPSMTRGVYKYDFGDSGGYTPKMKMHTLGHTYYVPPIHAGGLRYHGLAPTLSVLINHGLVEPVAYHQNEVFQAAQLFAKLEGIIPAPESAHAIKGVIDRALEAKKKGEDEVILFNLSGHGLLDLKGYEDYLDGKLEDYEPEHFPALWG, from the coding sequence ATGAAAGCCGTTCTGCCTGATTCAAGGATACCCAAGAGATGGTACAACATCCTGCCGGACCTCCCGGAGGAGCTGGCACCGCCCCTCGACCCTGAGACGGAGGAGCCGATGGAGCCCGAGAAGCTGTTGAGGATTTTCGCGGAGGAGCTCGTAAGGCAGGAGATGAGCAGGGAAAGGTACATCGAGATACCGAAGGAGGTTCGCGAGCTCTACGCCAAAATCGGTCGCCCAACGCCGCTCTTCAGGGCCACGAACCTTGAGAAGGCCCTCGGAACGCCGGCAAGGATTTACTTCAAGTACGAGGGGGCAACGGTGACGGGGAGCCACAAGATAAACACCGCCCTGGCCCAGGCGTACTACGCTAGGGAACAGGGGATAGAGAGACTCGTCACCGAGACAGGGGCAGGACAGTGGGGAACGGCCTTGAGTCTGGCCGGAGCGCTCCTCGGATTGAAGGTTCGCGTTTACATGGCTCGCGCCAGCTACTTCCAGAAGCCCTACAGGAAGACGATAATGCGCCTCTACGGTGCTGAGATCTATCCGAGCCCGAGCGACAGGACGGAGATAGGGAGGAAGTTCCTCGCTGAGGATCCGAACCACCCCGGCGGGCTGGGGATAGCGATAAGCGAGGCCATTGAGGACGTTTTGAGTGACGAAAAGGCCCGCTACGCCCTCGGGAGTGTTCTGAATCACGTCCTAATGCACCAGGCCGTTATTGGCCTTGAGGCGATGGAGCAGATGGAGGAGTTCGAGGGGCCGGACGTGATAGTCGGCTGCGTCGGTGGTGGAAGCAACTTCGCAGGTCTCGCTTACCCGTTCGTCAGGGAAGTCCTGACAGGAAAGGCCGACTACGAGTTCATAGCGGTCGAGCCCAGGGCCGCTCCATCGATGACGCGTGGCGTTTACAAGTACGACTTCGGCGATTCCGGCGGCTACACCCCAAAGATGAAGATGCACACCCTCGGCCACACCTACTACGTCCCACCGATTCACGCCGGGGGACTTCGCTATCACGGTTTAGCCCCGACGCTGAGCGTGCTCATAAACCACGGCCTGGTCGAGCCGGTAGCTTATCATCAGAACGAGGTTTTCCAGGCGGCCCAACTCTTTGCAAAGCTGGAAGGCATAATACCAGCCCCGGAGAGCGCCCACGCCATTAAAGGCGTCATCGACCGGGCGCTGGAGGCGAAGAAGAAAGGGGAGGACGAGGTCATCCTCTTCAACCTGAGCGGGCACGGACTGCTCGACCTCAAGGGCTACGAGGACTACCTCGACGGAAAGCTGGAGGACTACGAGCCCGAGCACTTCCCGGCCCTCTGGGGTTAA